A window of Coregonus clupeaformis isolate EN_2021a chromosome 28, ASM2061545v1, whole genome shotgun sequence contains these coding sequences:
- the LOC121543504 gene encoding palmitoyltransferase ZDHHC18-A-like isoform X1 has product MKNCEYQQIDPRGLSTPSSTQPCNVTENNVQSRPRRKWEVFPGKNRFYCDGRIILARQSGILPLTLGLIIVTSGLFFAFDCPFLVTHLTVCIPVIGGALFVFVVTSLLQTSFTDPGILPRALPDEAADIEKQIDTSGSSTYRPPPRTKEILINQQVVKLKYCFTCKMFRPPRTSHCSMCDNCVERFDHHCPWVGNCVGKRNYRFFYSFIVSLSFHTSFIFGCVVTHLMLRSQGGNGLVLALQESPASVVELVICFFSIWSILGLSGFHTYLVAFNLTTNEDIKGSWSSKRGAEDSGNPYTYDNIFTNCCATLCGPMPPSLIDRRGFLPPEDIPPAVAVDMERPPFLAKNDTNMCTQRTKDLLERVIRSSELQGLWPPGTPKTVPGQELRASPESRSPAPSSSAGPPSTGCSRSANGFPATGCSGSANGPPPTGCSGRQAPPMDCRPVSSSKRPSLHSNNPAFRLASPSPSFTHNTIILGDAPDMGFIQLH; this is encoded by the exons ATGAAAAACTGTGAGTACCAGCAAATTGACCCACGGGGACTTTCAACACCCTCGTCAACGCAACCCTGTAACGTTACCGAAAATAATGTGCAGAGCCGGCCTCGAAGAAAATGGGAAGTATTTCCAGGGAAAAATCGCTTTTATTGCGATGGACGGATTATTCTGGCCAGACAAAGTGGTATCCTGCCTCTGACACTCGGCCTTATCATTGTCACAAGTGGCCTTTTCTTTGCATTCGA CTGCCCATTCCTGGTGACTCACCTGACCGTCTGCATACCTGTGATTGGTGGAGCgttgtttgtgtttgtggtcACCTCCCTACTGCAGACCAGCTTTACAGACCCCGGCATCCTGCCTAGGGCCCTGCCAGATGAGGCTGCAGACATTGAGAAACAGATAG ACACCTCAGGTTCCTCCACGTACCGCCCCCCTCCGCGCACCAAAGAAATCCTCATTAACCAGCAGGTGGTGAAGCTTAAGTATTGCTTCACCTGCAAGATGTTCCGCCCTCCTCGGACCTCACACTGCAGTATGTGTGACAACTGTGTGG AGCGGTTCGATCACCATTGCCCGTGGGTGGGGAACTGTGTGGGCAAGCGCAACTACCGCTTCTTCTACAGCTTcatagtctctctctccttccacacctcCTTCATCTTCGGTTGTGTCGTCACACACCTCATGCTGC GATCCCAAGGAGGGAATGGCTTAGTCCTGGCCTTACAGGAGAGTCCTGCCAG TGTGGTTGAGCTAGTTATTTGCTTCTTCTCCATCTGGTCTATTCTGGGCCTCTCTGGTTTCCATACATACTTGGTGGCCTTCAACCTCACAACAAATGAAGAT ATAAAAGGCTCCTGGTCGAGTAAAAGAGGTGCAGAGGACTCTGGGAATCCCTACACTTACGACAATATCTTTACCAACTGCTGTGCAACGCTGTGTGGGCCCATGCCCCCCAG TCTAATTGACAGAAGAGGCTTTTTGCCCCCTGAAGACATTCCACCTGCTGTTGCAGTGGACATGGAGCGTCCCCCTTTCCTGGCCAAGAATGACACAAACATG TGCACTCAGAGGACTAAGGACCTTCTGGAGAGGGTGATCCGCTCTTCTGAGCTCCAGGGCCTGTGGCCCCCCGGCACCCCCAAGACTGTCCCTGGCCAGGAGTTGAGAGCCAGCCCAGAGTCCAGGTCCCCAGCCCCCTCCTCCTCCGCTGGGCCTCCCTCCACGGGCTGCTCTAGGTCCGCCAATGGGTTTCCCGCCACGGGCTGCTCTGGGTCTGCCAATGGGCCTCCCCCAACGGGGTGCTCAGGGCGCCAGGCCCCGCCCATGGACTGTCGCCCTGTGAGCAGCAGCAAGAGACCCTCACTGCACTCCAACAACCCGGCCTTCCGCCTGgccagcccctctccctccttcacccaCAATACCATCATCCTGGGAGACGCTCCTGACATGGGCTTCATCCAACTGCACTGA
- the LOC121543504 gene encoding palmitoyltransferase ZDHHC18-A-like isoform X2, with product MKNCEYQQIDPRGLSTPSSTQPCNVTENNVQSRPRRKWEVFPGKNRFYCDGRIILARQSGILPLTLGLIIVTSGLFFAFDCPFLVTHLTVCIPVIGGALFVFVVTSLLQTSFTDPGILPRALPDEAADIEKQIDTSGSSTYRPPPRTKEILINQQVVKLKYCFTCKMFRPPRTSHCSMCDNCVGSQGGNGLVLALQESPASVVELVICFFSIWSILGLSGFHTYLVAFNLTTNEDIKGSWSSKRGAEDSGNPYTYDNIFTNCCATLCGPMPPSLIDRRGFLPPEDIPPAVAVDMERPPFLAKNDTNMCTQRTKDLLERVIRSSELQGLWPPGTPKTVPGQELRASPESRSPAPSSSAGPPSTGCSRSANGFPATGCSGSANGPPPTGCSGRQAPPMDCRPVSSSKRPSLHSNNPAFRLASPSPSFTHNTIILGDAPDMGFIQLH from the exons ATGAAAAACTGTGAGTACCAGCAAATTGACCCACGGGGACTTTCAACACCCTCGTCAACGCAACCCTGTAACGTTACCGAAAATAATGTGCAGAGCCGGCCTCGAAGAAAATGGGAAGTATTTCCAGGGAAAAATCGCTTTTATTGCGATGGACGGATTATTCTGGCCAGACAAAGTGGTATCCTGCCTCTGACACTCGGCCTTATCATTGTCACAAGTGGCCTTTTCTTTGCATTCGA CTGCCCATTCCTGGTGACTCACCTGACCGTCTGCATACCTGTGATTGGTGGAGCgttgtttgtgtttgtggtcACCTCCCTACTGCAGACCAGCTTTACAGACCCCGGCATCCTGCCTAGGGCCCTGCCAGATGAGGCTGCAGACATTGAGAAACAGATAG ACACCTCAGGTTCCTCCACGTACCGCCCCCCTCCGCGCACCAAAGAAATCCTCATTAACCAGCAGGTGGTGAAGCTTAAGTATTGCTTCACCTGCAAGATGTTCCGCCCTCCTCGGACCTCACACTGCAGTATGTGTGACAACTGTGTGG GATCCCAAGGAGGGAATGGCTTAGTCCTGGCCTTACAGGAGAGTCCTGCCAG TGTGGTTGAGCTAGTTATTTGCTTCTTCTCCATCTGGTCTATTCTGGGCCTCTCTGGTTTCCATACATACTTGGTGGCCTTCAACCTCACAACAAATGAAGAT ATAAAAGGCTCCTGGTCGAGTAAAAGAGGTGCAGAGGACTCTGGGAATCCCTACACTTACGACAATATCTTTACCAACTGCTGTGCAACGCTGTGTGGGCCCATGCCCCCCAG TCTAATTGACAGAAGAGGCTTTTTGCCCCCTGAAGACATTCCACCTGCTGTTGCAGTGGACATGGAGCGTCCCCCTTTCCTGGCCAAGAATGACACAAACATG TGCACTCAGAGGACTAAGGACCTTCTGGAGAGGGTGATCCGCTCTTCTGAGCTCCAGGGCCTGTGGCCCCCCGGCACCCCCAAGACTGTCCCTGGCCAGGAGTTGAGAGCCAGCCCAGAGTCCAGGTCCCCAGCCCCCTCCTCCTCCGCTGGGCCTCCCTCCACGGGCTGCTCTAGGTCCGCCAATGGGTTTCCCGCCACGGGCTGCTCTGGGTCTGCCAATGGGCCTCCCCCAACGGGGTGCTCAGGGCGCCAGGCCCCGCCCATGGACTGTCGCCCTGTGAGCAGCAGCAAGAGACCCTCACTGCACTCCAACAACCCGGCCTTCCGCCTGgccagcccctctccctccttcacccaCAATACCATCATCCTGGGAGACGCTCCTGACATGGGCTTCATCCAACTGCACTGA